From the Anguilla anguilla isolate fAngAng1 chromosome 6, fAngAng1.pri, whole genome shotgun sequence genome, one window contains:
- the LOC118230662 gene encoding WD repeat-containing protein 47-like has translation MTAEETINIKEVEIIKVILDFLNSRKLHISMLALEKESGVINGLYSDDMLFLRQLVLDGQWDEVLQFIQPLECMEKFDTRRFRYIVLKQKFLEALCVNNAMSAEDEPQHLELTMQEAVKCLHTLEEFCPSKDDYSKLCLLLTLPRLTNHAEFKDWNPSTARVHCFEEACGMVAEFIPADRKLSEAGFKASGNRLFQLLIKGVLYECCVEFCQSRATGEEITESEVLLGIDMLCGNGCDDLDLSLLSWLQNMAPGLFSCAFEQKLLNIHVDRLVKPAKAAHADLLTPLISKLSPYPSSPLRRPQSADAYMSRSLNPALDGLSYGLSGQDKRAADGVGRTSPMSHSFANFQYPGAPNLSRSLMLESSGCHSIFEESPESSRTETPVDRMLASERPTSGPGSDAVSPGSAEKNELRDSAEQFQEYYRQRMRVQQHLEQKEQQRQLYQQMLLEGGVNQPVESDVQQNLTEKFLNRSIQKLEELNVGMDSLGEEVLSLSQQCNGTAEGTGTAPGTNITLAPEPGKPPDATDVLSSTPQRGEAQGLPALEESLIQTPKSVQKPRAGQPSGAEDSGYSPTRCKGPEGEKSKANFVAVNTLEDTQAVRAVAFHPTGALYAVGSNSKTLRVCAYPDVLDTSGSGASKQPVVRFKRNKHHKGSIYCVAWSPCGQLLATGSNDKFVKVLPFNAESCNATGPDLEFSMHDGTIRDLAFMEGPECGGSILISAGAGDCNIYTTDCQRGQGLHALSGHTGHILSLFTWGGWMIASGSQDKTVRFWDLRVPSCVRVVGTAFHGSGSPVASVAVDPSGRLLATGQEDCGCMLYDIRGGRMVQTYRPHTSDVRSVRFSPGAHYLLTGSYDTKVMITDLQGDLTKQLPLTVVGEHGDKVIQCRWHTQDLSFLSSSADRTVILWTHCP, from the exons ATGACGGCCGAGGAGACCATCAACATCAAGGAGGTGGAGATCATCAAGGTGATCCTGGACTTCCTCAACTCCAGAAAGCTCCACATCAGCATGCTTGCCCTGGAGAAGGAGAGTGGGGTGATCAATGGCCTGTACTCGGATGACATGCTCTTTCTGAG GCAGTTGGTGCTGGATGGCCAATGGGATGAGGTGCTGCAGTTCATTCAGCCACTGGAGTGTATGGAAAAGTTTGACACGAGGCG GTTCCGCTATATTGTCTTGAAACAGAAGTTCCTGGAGGCTCTGTGCGTCAACAATGCCATGTCTGCTGAGGATGAGCCACAGCAT CTGGAGCTGACCATGCAGGAGGCGGTGAAATGCCTGCACACGCTGGAGGAGTTCTGCCCGTCCAAGGACGACTACAGCAAGCTGTGCCTGCTCCTGACGCTGCCCCGCCTCACCAACCACGCCGAGTTCAAGGACTGGAACCCGAGCACGGCGCGCGTGCACTGCTTCGAGGAGGCCTGCGGCATGGTGGCCGAGTTCATCCCGGCCGACCGCAAGCTGAGCGAGGCCGGCTTCAAGGCCAGCGGCAACCGGCTCTTCCAGCTGCTCATCAAGGGCGTGCTGTACGAGTGCTGCGTGGAGTTCTGCCAGAGCCGCGCCACGGGCGAGGAGATCACCGAGAGCGAGGTGCTGCTGGGCATCGACATGCTCTGCGGCAACGGCTGCGACGACCTGGACCTCAGCCTGCTGTCCTGGCTGCAGAACATGGCGCCCGGCCTCTTCTCCTGCGCCTTCGAGCAGAAGCTGCTCAACATCCACGTGGACCGGCTGGTGAAGCCGGCCAAGGCGGCGCACGCCGACCTGCTCACGCCGCTCATCAGCAAGCTGTCGCCGTACCCGTCCTCGCCGCTGCGCCGGCCCCAGTCCGCCGACGCCTACATGTCGCGCTCGCTCAACCCCGCCCTGGACGGCCTCTCCTACGGCCTCTCCGGCCAGGACAAGCGGGCGGCGGACGGGGTGGGCCGGACGTCGCCCATGTCGCACTCCTTCGCCAACTTCCAGTACCCCGGCGCGCCCAACCTGTCCCGCAGCCTGATGCTGGAGAGCAGCGGCTGCCACAGCATCTTTGAGGAGTCGCCAGAGAG TTCCAGGACCGAGACGCCGGTGGACCGAATGCTGGCCTCAGAGCGGCCCACCTCAGGCCCCGGCAGCGATGCTGTCTCTCCAGGCTCCGCGGAGAAGAACGAG TTGCGGGACTCGGCAGAGCAGTTCCAGGAGTATTACCGCCAGCGAATGCGCGTCCAGCAGCATCTGGAGCAGAAGGAACAGCAGAGACAGCTCTACCAGCAGATGCTCCTGGAGGGAGGAGTCAACCAGCCTGTGGAGTCGGACGTCCAGCAGAACCTGACTGAGAAGTTCCTCAACAG GTCCATtcagaagctggaggagctgaatgTGGGAATGGATAGCCTGGGGGAGGAGGTACTTTCCCTGAGCCAGCAGTGCAATGGGACGGCGGAAGGCACGGGAACGGCCCCCGGGACCAACATCACCCTCGCACCTGAGCCCGGCAAGCCGCCAGACGCCACCGACGTGCTCAGCAGCACCCCCCAGAGGGGCGAGGCACAAGGGCTGCCCGCGCTGGAGGAGTCTCTGATCCAAACCCCTAAGAG CGTGCAGAAGCCCAGAGCGGGCCAACCCTCCGGCGCGGAAGACTCTGGGTACTCTCCAACACGATGCAAGGGCCCGGAG GGTGAAAAATCCAAGGCTAACTTTGTGGCGGTGAATACTCTGGAGGACACCCAAGCTGTGCGCGCTGTGGCCTTCCACCCCACGGGGGCGCTGTATGCCGTGGGCTCCAACTCCAAAACGCTGCGGGTTTGCGCCTACCCCGATGTCCTCGACACAAG CGGTTCGGGCGCCTCCAAGCAGCCAGTAGTGCGCTTCAAGAGGAACAAGCACCACAAGGGCTCCATCTACTGCGTGGCCTGGAGCCCCTGCGGCCAGCTGCTGGCCACTGGCTCCAATGACAAATTTGTCAAGGTGCTGCCATTCAACGCTGAGTCCTGCAACGCTACAG GCCCGGACCTGGAGTTCAGCATGCACGACGGCACCATCCGGGACCTGGCCTTCATGGAGGGCCCAGAGTGCGGGGGCTCCATCCTGATCAGCGCCGGCGCGGGGGACTGCAACATCTACACCACCGACTGCCAGAGGGGCCAGGgcctgcacgcgctcagtggGCACACTG GACACATCTTGTCCCTGTTTACCTGGGGTGGCTGGATGATCGCGTCGGGCTCCCAGGACAAGACGGTGCGCTTCTGGGACTTACGCGTTCCCAGCTGTGTGAGGGTGGTGGGGACAGCCTTCCATGGGTCAG GTAGCCCGGTGGCGTCGGTAGCGGTGGACCCCAGCGGCCGGCTGCTGGCTACAGGGCAGGAGGACTGCGGCTGCATGCTCTATGACATCAGAGGGGGCCGGATGGTCCAGACGTACCGCCCCCACACCAGCGACGTGCGCTCGGTCCGCTTCTCCCCCGGCGCTCACTACCTGCTCACCGGCTCCTACGACACGAAGGTCATGATCACTGACCTGCAAG GGGACCTGACGAAGCAGCTGCCCCTGACGGTGGTGGGGGAGCACGGCGACAAGGTGATCCAGTGCAGGTGGCACACGCAGGACCTCTCCTTCCTGTCCTCCTCCGCCGACAGGACCGTCATTCTCTGGACCCACTGCCCGTAG
- the gpsm2 gene encoding G-protein-signaling modulator 2 isoform X2 encodes MEASCLELALEGERLCKVGDYRSGVSFFEAAIQVGTEDLQILSAIYSQLGNAYFHLHDYNKAMEFHHHDLTLTRTIGDRLGEAKASGNLGNTLKVLGRFDDAVICCQRHLDISRDLHDRVGEARALYNFGNVFHAKGKSICWSGVDPGDFPEEAMTALRRAAEFYEANLSIVKELGDRAAQGRTYGNLGNTHYLLGNFRNAVVSHEQRLLIAKEFGDRSAERRAYCNLGNAYIFLGEFEVAAEHYKRTLQLARQLQDRAVEAQACYSLGNTYTLLQDYERAIDYHLKHLIIAQDLNDRIGEGRACWSLGNAYTALGNHDQAMHFAEKHLEISRETGDRSGELTARMNVSDLQTVLGLSYSTNASVLSENKEIDYNMHGARPRAGRRHSMENLELMKLTPDKLNGPKWSSEILAKPSKPALSKSSKLSFVSRFRSRKHKNPGSSAKVLQDSSNTLDTQAEAQGPQKRSSPDMLGDEGFFDLLSRFQSNRMDDQRCSIQDIKSRLSAPPSPSTQPTQHRGIRKSHSDSVVPPGRDQLLNMVATSQSRRLDDQRASGGSFPGLRLNQQNSQSVLNHLMANADNTEPDEDFFDMLVKCQGSRLDDQRCAPPPLTSKGPTVPDEDFFSLIMRSQAKRMDEQRVSLPSHARRGDPN; translated from the exons ATGGAGGCCTCCTGCCTGGAGCTGGccctggagggagagaggctgtgCAAGGTGGGCGACTACCGCTCCGGCGTCTCCTTCTTCGAAGCGGCCATCCAGGTGGGGACCGAGGACCTTCAGATCCTCAGCGCCATCTACAGCCAGCTGGGGAACGCCTACTTCCACCTCCACGACTACAACAAGGCCATGGAGTTCCACCATCACGACCTCACCCTGACCAG aacTATTGGGGATCGCCTTGGAGAAGCCAAAGCCAGCGGTAACCTCGGTAACACTTTGAAGGTTTTGGGGAGGTTTGATGATGCAGTCATCTGTTGCCAGAGACACCTGGACATCTCCAGGGACCTGCATGACAGG GTGGGGGAGGCCAGAGCACTCTATAATTTTGGGAATGTTTTCCACGCCAAAGGGAAGAGCATCTGCTGGAGCGGGGTGGACCCGGGAGATTTCCCAGAGGAGGCCATGACCGCCCTCCGCAGAGCAGCCGAGTTCTACGA GGCAAATTTGTCTATCGTAAAAGAGCTGGGGGATCGGGCCGCGCAAGGCCGCACCTATGGTAACCTTGGCAACACCCACTACCTGCTGGGTAACTTCCGGAATGCCGTGGTATCACACGAGCAG CGTCTTCTCATCGCCAAGGAGTTCGGGGACCGGTCGGCAGAGAGAAGGGCGTACTGTAACCTGGGCAACGCCTACATCTTCCTGGGGGAATTCGAGGTGGCAGCTGAACACTACAA GAGGACCCTGCAGCTGGCCCGGCAGCTCCAGGACCGGGCCGTGGAGGCCCAGGCCTGCTACAGCCTGGGGAACACCTACACCCTGCTGCAGGACTACGAGCGGGCCATCGACTACCACCTCAAACACCTCATCATCGCACAGGACCTCAACGACAG GATTGGGGAGGGGCGTGCGTGCTGGAGTTTAGGGAATGCCTACACGGCCCTGGGAAACCATGACCAGGCCATGCATTTCGCAGAGAAACATCTGGAAATCTCCAGAGAG ACGGGAGACCGCAGCGGGGAGCTTACGGCCAGGATGAACGTGTCCGACCTCCAGACGGTCCTGGGGCTCAGCTACAGCACCAACGCCTCGGTCCTGTCTGAGAACAAGGAGATCGACTACAACATGCACG GGGCGAGGCCGAGGGCGGGCCGGAGGCACAGCATGGAGAACCTGGAGCTGATGAAGCTCACGCCCGACAAGCTGAAC GGCCCGAAGTGGAGCAGCGAAATCCTGGCCAAGCCGTCCAAGCCCGCCCTGTCCAAGTCCTCCAAGCTGTCGTTCGTCAGCCGCTTCAGGAGCCGGAAGCACAAGAACCCCGGCTCCTCGGCCAAAGTGCTGCAGGACAGCAGCAACACGCTGGACACGCAGGCCGAGGCGCAAGGCCCGCagaag AGGTCCAGCCCGGACATGCTGGGCGACGAGGGCTTCTTTGACCTCCTCAGCCGTTTCCAGAGCAACCGCATGGACGACCAGAGGTGCTCCATCCAGGACATCAAGAGCcgtctctccgccccccccagcccctccacccAGCCCACCCAACACAGAGGCATCAGGAAAT CCCACTCGGACTCTGTGGTCCCCCCGGGCCGGGACCAGCTCCTGAATATGGTGGCCACCTCCCAGAGCCGTCGCCTCGACGACCAGCGGGCAAGCGGGGGCAGCTTCCCGGGCCTGCGGCTGAACCAGCAGAACAGCCAGTCTGTGCTCAACCACCTGATGGCCAACGCTGACAACACCGAGCCGGACGAAGACTTCTTCGACATGCTCGTCAAGTGTCAG GGCTCGAGGCTGGACGACCAGCGGtgcgccccgcccccgctgacCTCCAAGGGCCCCACGGTGCCGGACGAGGACTTCTTCAGCCTGATCATGCGCTCGCAGGCCAAGAGGATGGACGAGCAGCGCGTCAGCCTGCCCTCCCACGCCCGGCGGGGCGACCCGAACTGA
- the gpsm2 gene encoding G-protein-signaling modulator 2 isoform X1, translating to MDASSLCLSMRDEDQSIHVRYRMEASCLELALEGERLCKVGDYRSGVSFFEAAIQVGTEDLQILSAIYSQLGNAYFHLHDYNKAMEFHHHDLTLTRTIGDRLGEAKASGNLGNTLKVLGRFDDAVICCQRHLDISRDLHDRVGEARALYNFGNVFHAKGKSICWSGVDPGDFPEEAMTALRRAAEFYEANLSIVKELGDRAAQGRTYGNLGNTHYLLGNFRNAVVSHEQRLLIAKEFGDRSAERRAYCNLGNAYIFLGEFEVAAEHYKRTLQLARQLQDRAVEAQACYSLGNTYTLLQDYERAIDYHLKHLIIAQDLNDRIGEGRACWSLGNAYTALGNHDQAMHFAEKHLEISRETGDRSGELTARMNVSDLQTVLGLSYSTNASVLSENKEIDYNMHGARPRAGRRHSMENLELMKLTPDKLNGPKWSSEILAKPSKPALSKSSKLSFVSRFRSRKHKNPGSSAKVLQDSSNTLDTQAEAQGPQKRSSPDMLGDEGFFDLLSRFQSNRMDDQRCSIQDIKSRLSAPPSPSTQPTQHRGIRKSHSDSVVPPGRDQLLNMVATSQSRRLDDQRASGGSFPGLRLNQQNSQSVLNHLMANADNTEPDEDFFDMLVKCQGSRLDDQRCAPPPLTSKGPTVPDEDFFSLIMRSQAKRMDEQRVSLPSHARRGDPN from the exons ATGGATGCAAGCAGTCTTTGCCTTAGCATGAGAGATGAGGACCAGTCCATTCATGTCCGATACAG GATGGAGGCCTCCTGCCTGGAGCTGGccctggagggagagaggctgtgCAAGGTGGGCGACTACCGCTCCGGCGTCTCCTTCTTCGAAGCGGCCATCCAGGTGGGGACCGAGGACCTTCAGATCCTCAGCGCCATCTACAGCCAGCTGGGGAACGCCTACTTCCACCTCCACGACTACAACAAGGCCATGGAGTTCCACCATCACGACCTCACCCTGACCAG aacTATTGGGGATCGCCTTGGAGAAGCCAAAGCCAGCGGTAACCTCGGTAACACTTTGAAGGTTTTGGGGAGGTTTGATGATGCAGTCATCTGTTGCCAGAGACACCTGGACATCTCCAGGGACCTGCATGACAGG GTGGGGGAGGCCAGAGCACTCTATAATTTTGGGAATGTTTTCCACGCCAAAGGGAAGAGCATCTGCTGGAGCGGGGTGGACCCGGGAGATTTCCCAGAGGAGGCCATGACCGCCCTCCGCAGAGCAGCCGAGTTCTACGA GGCAAATTTGTCTATCGTAAAAGAGCTGGGGGATCGGGCCGCGCAAGGCCGCACCTATGGTAACCTTGGCAACACCCACTACCTGCTGGGTAACTTCCGGAATGCCGTGGTATCACACGAGCAG CGTCTTCTCATCGCCAAGGAGTTCGGGGACCGGTCGGCAGAGAGAAGGGCGTACTGTAACCTGGGCAACGCCTACATCTTCCTGGGGGAATTCGAGGTGGCAGCTGAACACTACAA GAGGACCCTGCAGCTGGCCCGGCAGCTCCAGGACCGGGCCGTGGAGGCCCAGGCCTGCTACAGCCTGGGGAACACCTACACCCTGCTGCAGGACTACGAGCGGGCCATCGACTACCACCTCAAACACCTCATCATCGCACAGGACCTCAACGACAG GATTGGGGAGGGGCGTGCGTGCTGGAGTTTAGGGAATGCCTACACGGCCCTGGGAAACCATGACCAGGCCATGCATTTCGCAGAGAAACATCTGGAAATCTCCAGAGAG ACGGGAGACCGCAGCGGGGAGCTTACGGCCAGGATGAACGTGTCCGACCTCCAGACGGTCCTGGGGCTCAGCTACAGCACCAACGCCTCGGTCCTGTCTGAGAACAAGGAGATCGACTACAACATGCACG GGGCGAGGCCGAGGGCGGGCCGGAGGCACAGCATGGAGAACCTGGAGCTGATGAAGCTCACGCCCGACAAGCTGAAC GGCCCGAAGTGGAGCAGCGAAATCCTGGCCAAGCCGTCCAAGCCCGCCCTGTCCAAGTCCTCCAAGCTGTCGTTCGTCAGCCGCTTCAGGAGCCGGAAGCACAAGAACCCCGGCTCCTCGGCCAAAGTGCTGCAGGACAGCAGCAACACGCTGGACACGCAGGCCGAGGCGCAAGGCCCGCagaag AGGTCCAGCCCGGACATGCTGGGCGACGAGGGCTTCTTTGACCTCCTCAGCCGTTTCCAGAGCAACCGCATGGACGACCAGAGGTGCTCCATCCAGGACATCAAGAGCcgtctctccgccccccccagcccctccacccAGCCCACCCAACACAGAGGCATCAGGAAAT CCCACTCGGACTCTGTGGTCCCCCCGGGCCGGGACCAGCTCCTGAATATGGTGGCCACCTCCCAGAGCCGTCGCCTCGACGACCAGCGGGCAAGCGGGGGCAGCTTCCCGGGCCTGCGGCTGAACCAGCAGAACAGCCAGTCTGTGCTCAACCACCTGATGGCCAACGCTGACAACACCGAGCCGGACGAAGACTTCTTCGACATGCTCGTCAAGTGTCAG GGCTCGAGGCTGGACGACCAGCGGtgcgccccgcccccgctgacCTCCAAGGGCCCCACGGTGCCGGACGAGGACTTCTTCAGCCTGATCATGCGCTCGCAGGCCAAGAGGATGGACGAGCAGCGCGTCAGCCTGCCCTCCCACGCCCGGCGGGGCGACCCGAACTGA